In Marinicella rhabdoformis, one genomic interval encodes:
- the rsmH gene encoding 16S rRNA (cytosine(1402)-N(4))-methyltransferase RsmH — MFQDLHQSVLLEQAVTALAINPSGLYLDGTFGRGGHSRFILDALSEDGKLYVVDCDPEALAFAHALAEEDSRVYVLAGDFESVVKDLLDQGEQFDGVLFDFGVSSPQIDDASRGFSFQKDGPLDMRMNNQAGDSAAEWLNRADADEMKRVFWRYGEEKNAGRIARAIVEHREESPLVHTADLVEVVKTVNKPHPKEKKHPATRVFQAVRIHINDELGQIERVLPNALSILKQGGRFVVISFHSLEDRIVKRYFRDMAKAESMDRRMPVLPDNLRPALLKIVHKPVKAQDVDENIRARSAIMRVAEKL; from the coding sequence ATGTTTCAAGACTTGCATCAATCGGTTTTGCTTGAACAGGCGGTGACTGCGTTGGCAATCAATCCATCGGGTTTGTATTTGGATGGTACATTTGGACGGGGTGGACACAGTCGTTTTATACTCGATGCGCTGTCCGAAGATGGCAAGCTATACGTGGTTGATTGTGACCCGGAGGCTTTGGCCTTTGCTCATGCGTTGGCAGAGGAAGATTCAAGGGTTTATGTTTTGGCCGGTGATTTTGAGTCGGTAGTCAAAGATTTGTTAGACCAAGGCGAACAGTTTGATGGCGTGTTGTTTGATTTTGGTGTGTCATCACCTCAAATTGATGATGCCAGTCGAGGGTTTAGCTTCCAAAAAGACGGTCCTTTGGATATGCGCATGAACAACCAAGCAGGAGATTCTGCAGCTGAATGGTTAAACCGCGCTGATGCCGATGAAATGAAGCGTGTCTTTTGGCGTTATGGGGAAGAAAAAAATGCCGGTCGTATCGCAAGGGCCATTGTTGAACACAGAGAAGAAAGTCCATTGGTTCACACTGCGGATTTAGTGGAGGTGGTCAAAACAGTCAATAAGCCACACCCGAAAGAAAAAAAGCACCCTGCCACACGCGTTTTTCAAGCGGTAAGGATTCATATCAATGATGAGTTAGGTCAAATCGAAAGGGTGTTGCCCAATGCCTTGTCTATTTTAAAGCAAGGCGGTCGCTTTGTTGTGATCAGTTTTCATTCATTAGAAGACCGCATTGTGAAGCGTTATTTTAGAGACATGGCAAAAGCTGAATCTATGGACCGCCGCATGCCTGTGCTACCGGACAACCTGCGACCTGCTTTGTTGAAGATTGTGCACAAGCCAGTAAAAGCTCAGGATGTAGATGAAAACATCAGGGCTCGCAGTGCCATCATGCGTGTGGCGGAGAAGTTGTGA
- the mraZ gene encoding division/cell wall cluster transcriptional repressor MraZ, whose product MFYGEVALNLDVKGRLAIPSMYREPIAEACQNKLVLTYNAYENDSLWLYPEAEWEQVRNAVMALSTFDPMHRNLQRRLVGSAYHLSPDKGSRVLLPITLRQVASMEKRVVMLGLGSKFEIWNEDALMKQRHQVPAMNGEVSDAMKQLVL is encoded by the coding sequence GTGTTTTACGGGGAGGTAGCCCTTAATTTGGATGTCAAAGGCCGGTTGGCGATACCATCGATGTATCGCGAGCCAATAGCTGAGGCTTGCCAAAATAAACTGGTGCTGACCTATAACGCCTATGAAAATGATTCACTTTGGCTTTATCCCGAAGCGGAATGGGAGCAGGTGCGAAATGCTGTGATGGCTTTAAGTACATTTGACCCCATGCACCGCAATTTACAGCGTCGATTGGTGGGTTCGGCTTACCATTTGTCTCCTGATAAAGGCTCTCGGGTTTTGTTACCCATCACATTGCGTCAAGTGGCTTCAATGGAGAAGCGTGTAGTGATGTTGGGCTTGGGCAGTAAATTTGAGATTTGGAACGAAGACGCTTTGATGAAACAGCGTCATCAGGTACCGGCCATGAATGGTGAGGTGTCTGATGCGATGAAACAGTTGGTGTTGTGA
- a CDS encoding peptidylprolyl isomerase, whose amino-acid sequence MKQCLLLLILLTVSACQHTTSLNKKGRPTLNSSEILDQSLSSDWRQPDPENTLYITLKSGIVVLELATNHAPNHTKNTKALVRSGLFDNTRFYRVIDGFVAQGGPETVPTSFQSERFQSERFQSERFQSENGNLSIDPEFSITFDEPLPITQVKDNDGYAPKVGFYKGFAVGQSKDQKENWLLHCYGALGMGRANEIDSGGTELYVVIGHAQRYLDKNVTVFGRVIYGMEHLQALKRSTSLNGPVDVEDHNPIIKIQVASDMNPNDLIPLEILKTDSQSFKDYIQARKNRQEPWFIDSKNHIDVCAIQVPIRLKNQGTP is encoded by the coding sequence ATGAAACAGTGCCTACTTCTATTGATCCTACTGACAGTCAGCGCATGCCAACACACAACGAGCCTAAACAAGAAAGGCAGGCCCACACTTAACAGCTCAGAAATCCTTGACCAATCACTGTCCTCGGATTGGCGACAACCCGACCCAGAAAATACCTTATACATCACACTGAAGTCTGGTATTGTGGTTTTAGAACTGGCCACAAACCACGCACCCAATCACACCAAGAACACCAAAGCATTGGTGAGGTCAGGCTTGTTCGACAACACCCGCTTTTACCGCGTCATCGACGGCTTCGTTGCCCAAGGCGGCCCAGAAACCGTACCCACATCTTTTCAATCTGAACGCTTTCAATCTGAACGTTTTCAATCTGAACGTTTTCAATCTGAAAACGGCAACCTGAGTATTGACCCAGAATTCAGCATCACATTCGATGAACCACTGCCAATCACACAAGTAAAAGACAATGACGGTTACGCACCAAAGGTGGGATTTTACAAGGGATTTGCCGTTGGTCAATCCAAAGACCAAAAGGAAAACTGGCTGCTTCATTGTTATGGCGCACTCGGCATGGGGCGCGCCAATGAAATCGACTCAGGCGGCACCGAATTGTATGTAGTTATTGGCCATGCACAGCGTTATTTAGATAAAAACGTCACCGTATTTGGACGTGTCATTTATGGCATGGAACATTTACAAGCCTTGAAAAGAAGCACCAGCTTAAATGGCCCAGTTGATGTCGAAGACCACAACCCAATCATAAAAATACAAGTCGCCAGCGACATGAATCCAAACGACCTGATCCCGTTGGAAATCCTCAAAACCGACTCCCAATCGTTCAAAGACTACATCCAAGCCCGAAAAAACCGCCAAGA
- the ftsL gene encoding cell division protein FtsL — protein sequence MFKLLLPLGLLVTLIAVMVSYVYTQNETRKVFAALQQLEDEKLQLKTEWGRLQIEKASKSASFRVAAVAKKELAMKLPENEQVMVIKR from the coding sequence ATGTTTAAATTGCTGCTGCCTTTGGGTTTGTTGGTTACGTTAATAGCGGTCATGGTGTCTTATGTATACACCCAAAATGAAACAAGGAAAGTGTTTGCAGCTTTGCAGCAGTTAGAAGATGAGAAGTTGCAATTGAAAACAGAGTGGGGCCGATTGCAAATTGAAAAAGCATCCAAGTCAGCCAGTTTTAGGGTGGCGGCGGTTGCAAAAAAGGAACTGGCCATGAAATTGCCAGAAAATGAACAGGTTATGGTTATTAAGCGATGA